The Aquila chrysaetos chrysaetos chromosome 19, bAquChr1.4, whole genome shotgun sequence genome includes a region encoding these proteins:
- the SERTM1 gene encoding serine-rich and transmembrane domain-containing protein 1 isoform X2 codes for MSEPDPSSGFVGNMENGTFLELYPTSLSTSVDSSPGPLSNVYVYVSIFLSLLAFLLLLLIIALQRLKNIISSSSSYPEYNSDAGSSFTNLEVCSISSQRSALSNLSS; via the coding sequence atGTCAGAACCCGACCCTTCATCTGGATTTGTAGGAAACATGGAGAATGGAACTTTTCTGGAGCTGTATCCCACATCCCTTTCAACTTCAGTGGATTCATCACCTGGCCCTTTATCCAATGTCTATGTCTATGTTTCTATATTCCTTAGTCTCttagcttttctccttttgctattGATCATTGCACTTCAGAGGctgaaaaacataatttcttccagctcctcctaCCCAGAATATAATAGTGATGCTGGAAGTTCTTTCACTAATTTGGAGGTTTGTAGTATTTCTTCCCAGCGCTCTGCTCTGTCAAACCTTTCTTCATGA
- the SERTM1 gene encoding serine-rich and transmembrane domain-containing protein 1 isoform X1: MTVVTSFSWLAQRKSCYGIVDPRHGCKIPSLSLPLRLHLPSLSVLLLLPPLPCIGRVSHRLRFQVSSIVSPYMRGFSQHAVPLDLGVITNHILRIGHLACIPISSCFSKGYNLTLSWA, encoded by the exons ATGACTGTGGTTACCTCCTTTTCCTGGCTTGCGCAGAGGAAATCCTGTTACGGCATAGTCGATCCACGGCACGGCTGCAAAATCCCATCTCTGAGCCTGCCGCTTCGGCTGCATCTCCCCTCTTTGTCAGTCCTTCTGCtgctcccccctctcccctgcatCGGACGCGTCAGTCACAGGCTTCGCTTTCAAGTGTCCTCGATAGTTTCCCCGTACATGAG GGGCTTTTCTCAGCATGCAGTCCCTTTAGATTTGGGCGTGATAACTAACCACATCCTGCGCATTGGACATTTGGCTTGCATCCCCATATCTTCCTGCTT ttCCAAAGGATACAATCTCACATTGTCCTGGGCTTGA